One stretch of Schlesneria sp. DSM 10557 DNA includes these proteins:
- the mch gene encoding methenyltetrahydromethanopterin cyclohydrolase, translating into MNLQLNDLASQLIEDINESPEDYRIQRHDVENNGLLLDFGVESEGGIEAGIALAAICMSGLADVSLTPGTLGDIGWPHIAVETDAPVAACLFSQYAGWQINVGKFFAMGSGPMRAVAAKEPLFDKLWYREESDQVVGVLESGKLPGAEVFEYIANATDVDPENVVLCVAPTSSMAGNLQVVARSIETAMHKLHELGFDVNRVRSGYGTAPLPPVAKNDLEGIGRTNDAILYGARVTLWVMGDDDSIADIVQRVPSFSSPVYGKPFLEIFEAAGRDFYKIDPMLFSPAQVVFQNLDTGRVHVAGQINEAVLRSSFGIS; encoded by the coding sequence ATGAACCTTCAATTGAACGACCTGGCCTCGCAACTGATCGAAGATATCAATGAAAGTCCAGAGGATTACCGGATTCAGCGGCACGACGTAGAAAATAATGGGCTGCTGCTTGACTTCGGCGTCGAGTCGGAGGGAGGCATCGAGGCCGGTATCGCTCTTGCAGCCATTTGTATGTCCGGTTTGGCTGACGTGTCGCTGACGCCGGGCACGCTCGGTGACATCGGTTGGCCTCACATTGCCGTCGAGACTGATGCTCCGGTCGCGGCGTGCCTGTTCAGTCAGTATGCAGGCTGGCAAATTAACGTCGGTAAATTCTTCGCGATGGGCTCAGGTCCCATGCGCGCGGTCGCCGCCAAGGAACCCCTATTCGATAAACTGTGGTATCGCGAAGAATCAGACCAGGTCGTCGGGGTGCTCGAGTCGGGTAAACTGCCGGGAGCAGAAGTCTTCGAGTACATCGCGAATGCCACAGATGTCGATCCGGAAAATGTCGTCCTGTGTGTGGCCCCTACGTCCAGCATGGCAGGCAATCTGCAAGTGGTGGCCCGGTCCATCGAAACGGCAATGCACAAGCTGCATGAACTCGGTTTTGACGTCAATCGCGTGCGTAGCGGCTATGGAACAGCGCCGCTGCCACCCGTCGCGAAGAATGACCTGGAAGGAATCGGGCGAACGAACGACGCCATTCTGTACGGTGCTCGAGTCACCCTGTGGGTGATGGGTGACGACGATTCAATCGCCGACATTGTGCAGCGAGTTCCCTCGTTCTCGTCTCCGGTCTACGGAAAGCCATTCCTTGAGATTTTCGAAGCCGCAGGACGAGATTTCTACAAGATTGACCCAATGCTCTTCAGCCCCGCGCAAGTCGTCTTCCAGAATCTCGATACCGGTCGTGTACACGTCGCAGGACAAATCAACGAAGCCGTCCTGCGGTCGTCGTTCGGCATCAGTTAA
- a CDS encoding RimK family alpha-L-glutamate ligase encodes MDLLSRLERAGTQVVNSPKSLECAVDKFLTTAKLQEAGLPVPDTVVCEHEDDAMAAFDQLGGDVVVKPLFGSEGRGIVRVSDPDLAHRTFRTLMRLDSVLYLQKFIDHAGFDVRVLVLNNSVIGGMKRYSAKDFRTNVSREGIAQVHSPTSQEADYAVRAAACTGTFIAGIDLLYDRSGQCHVIEVNAVPGWQAFRRVTGIDVAAKLLTVLAQR; translated from the coding sequence ATGGATCTGTTGAGTCGACTGGAACGTGCGGGGACACAGGTCGTCAATTCTCCGAAGTCGCTCGAGTGTGCGGTCGACAAGTTTCTGACAACGGCGAAATTGCAGGAGGCTGGGCTACCGGTGCCAGACACGGTCGTCTGTGAGCACGAAGATGACGCCATGGCGGCGTTCGACCAGCTCGGCGGCGATGTGGTGGTCAAACCTCTCTTCGGATCGGAAGGTCGTGGCATCGTTCGCGTCTCTGACCCGGATCTCGCTCACCGCACGTTCCGCACGCTGATGCGTCTGGACAGCGTCCTGTATCTGCAGAAGTTCATCGATCACGCAGGTTTTGATGTCCGCGTACTGGTCCTCAATAACTCCGTGATCGGGGGAATGAAACGTTACTCGGCGAAGGACTTCCGGACGAATGTCTCACGCGAGGGGATCGCTCAGGTCCATTCGCCCACATCGCAAGAGGCGGACTACGCCGTCCGTGCGGCAGCCTGCACTGGAACCTTTATTGCCGGTATCGACCTGCTGTACGACCGCAGTGGTCAGTGCCACGTCATTGAAGTCAATGCCGTACCGGGCTGGCAAGCGTTTCGCCGAGTCACA